From Rudanella lutea DSM 19387, a single genomic window includes:
- a CDS encoding RagB/SusD family nutrient uptake outer membrane protein translates to MKKTFVYICTALMLGLTACDERLDIQPQQSIDAAQALSTEQDLQSAIIGAYGQLGSGALFGTNFNLLAELQGSEGYITWRGTFVSFREVANKTMTFANAEAGRTWLTGYQAISTVNNVLANLSKSTNEATRKRIEGEARFIRGIVLFELVRYYALPWGATTGNSHPGLPLVLTPSNTVDQANTQVPRSTVAQTYAQVIDDLTKAVGLLPNDNGTRADKFAVLAFLSRVYLQQGDYAKALDAANQVIASGSYRLNPGVSAVFRNRNTSESIFELQQNDQNNAGTSNDGLTTFYASLPVDGSAVGRGDVQVNNAFVNSYAATDARRNELFYIGFKGTNRYYTAKFTDFGANIPIIRLAEMLLVRAECNLRLNSAVGASPAADLNAVRTRAGLAPIATPTLANVLQERQFELAFEGLRIHDLKRLRQSTGNYAWNSPSLVFPIPKREIDVNPALTQNEGY, encoded by the coding sequence ATGAAAAAAACATTCGTATATATCTGTACCGCTCTGATGCTGGGCCTTACTGCCTGCGACGAACGGCTCGACATTCAGCCGCAGCAGAGCATCGATGCGGCTCAGGCGCTTAGCACCGAGCAAGACCTGCAAAGCGCCATTATTGGGGCGTATGGTCAACTGGGTAGCGGTGCCCTGTTTGGTACCAACTTCAACCTGCTGGCCGAGCTTCAGGGTAGCGAGGGCTACATTACCTGGCGGGGTACGTTTGTAAGCTTCCGCGAGGTGGCCAACAAAACAATGACGTTTGCCAATGCCGAAGCAGGTCGTACCTGGCTCACAGGCTATCAGGCCATCAGCACCGTGAACAACGTACTGGCCAACCTGAGTAAGTCGACAAACGAAGCCACCCGTAAGCGGATTGAGGGTGAAGCTCGGTTTATCCGGGGTATCGTGTTGTTTGAGCTGGTGCGTTACTACGCCCTGCCCTGGGGTGCTACAACGGGTAACAGCCATCCGGGTTTGCCGCTGGTGCTGACGCCTTCAAACACTGTCGATCAGGCCAATACGCAGGTACCGCGCTCGACGGTGGCGCAGACCTACGCGCAGGTGATCGACGACCTGACCAAGGCTGTCGGGTTACTGCCCAACGATAACGGAACTCGGGCCGACAAGTTCGCAGTGCTGGCGTTCCTGTCGCGGGTGTACCTGCAACAGGGCGACTACGCCAAGGCGCTTGATGCTGCCAACCAGGTGATTGCGTCGGGTAGCTACCGGCTGAACCCCGGTGTATCGGCGGTGTTCCGGAACCGGAATACGAGCGAGAGTATTTTTGAACTCCAGCAAAACGACCAGAACAACGCGGGTACCAGCAACGATGGTCTGACGACGTTCTATGCCAGCCTTCCGGTTGACGGATCGGCGGTAGGTCGGGGCGATGTACAGGTAAACAATGCGTTTGTTAATTCATACGCAGCTACCGACGCCCGCCGGAACGAACTGTTCTACATCGGTTTCAAAGGAACCAACCGCTATTACACGGCTAAGTTTACCGATTTTGGGGCCAATATCCCCATTATTCGTCTGGCCGAGATGTTGCTGGTGCGGGCGGAGTGTAACCTGCGCCTGAACTCGGCCGTAGGGGCAAGCCCAGCCGCCGATCTGAACGCCGTGCGTACCCGCGCGGGTCTGGCACCCATTGCCACCCCGACGCTCGCCAACGTATTGCAGGAGCGTCAGTTCGAACTGGCTTTTGAAGGTCTGCGGATTCATGATCTGAAGCGTCTGCGGCAGAGCACAGGTAATTATGCCTGGAACTCGCCCTCGCTGGTGTTCCCGATTCCGAAGCGGGAAATCGACGTGAACCCCGCCCTCACGCAAAATGAAGGCTACTAA
- a CDS encoding OmpA family protein — protein sequence MRLLLALLLTVVIGSGAWAQTVQYTTERPRVDEANDPDVLIQRVELTSQYTIIYMRYRSSQKSVFPRNTPRRLPFPLPKDLEEYGRTDGNTITFVASARLYVNQGEKAFKFIRAENIPVERQPNDRRRDVEAGERVDFVAYFERITPGYEVFDLFECSDRNRPGQTCFNFWGVHITNPAKQNRTPPAREPDVQARRTPPPATPTKPAPAPKVEPTPEPEPTPAPAPSVSMKGTVRDAKTKKPIVATVTYQLLSGAESDGNNSADSVLSGRLAGNYQIAAEPLSVYAVTAKAKGYFSQSDTLTVTKADKLRDFDLVPIEAGTKVTLKNIYFNVSKFDLKSESFPELDRLVQLMRENPGMSIRLEGHTDTVGDFDANVELSRNRVNEVKAYLVRKGIAAARIETIGYGPSRPINTNRGLKERPENRRVEMVITKS from the coding sequence ATGCGACTTCTTTTGGCCTTGTTGCTCACGGTAGTGATTGGGAGCGGGGCGTGGGCCCAAACGGTTCAGTACACCACTGAGCGGCCCCGGGTCGATGAAGCCAACGACCCGGATGTGCTTATTCAGCGCGTTGAGCTGACGAGTCAGTACACGATTATTTACATGCGATATCGGTCGTCGCAGAAATCCGTTTTTCCCCGAAATACGCCCCGGCGGTTGCCTTTCCCCTTACCGAAAGATCTGGAGGAATATGGACGAACAGACGGCAATACAATTACGTTTGTGGCTTCGGCCCGGCTGTACGTGAATCAGGGTGAGAAAGCGTTTAAGTTTATCCGGGCCGAGAATATTCCGGTAGAGCGCCAACCGAACGACCGTCGCCGGGATGTTGAAGCGGGCGAACGCGTTGATTTTGTGGCATATTTTGAGCGTATCACGCCCGGCTACGAGGTGTTCGATTTGTTTGAGTGCAGCGACCGAAACCGGCCCGGCCAAACCTGTTTCAACTTCTGGGGGGTGCACATAACCAACCCCGCGAAGCAAAACCGTACCCCGCCCGCTCGTGAACCCGATGTGCAGGCCCGGCGTACCCCTCCGCCTGCTACCCCTACAAAGCCCGCTCCGGCTCCCAAAGTAGAGCCGACGCCCGAGCCCGAACCCACGCCAGCTCCGGCGCCTTCGGTGTCCATGAAGGGAACCGTGCGTGATGCCAAAACAAAGAAGCCAATCGTAGCTACGGTCACGTACCAACTGTTGTCGGGGGCGGAGTCGGACGGGAACAATTCGGCCGATTCGGTACTGAGTGGCCGGTTGGCTGGTAATTATCAGATTGCCGCAGAGCCGCTTTCGGTGTATGCCGTTACGGCCAAAGCGAAAGGGTATTTCAGCCAAAGTGACACCCTGACGGTGACTAAAGCCGATAAACTGCGCGATTTTGACCTGGTGCCCATTGAAGCCGGCACGAAGGTGACGCTGAAAAATATCTACTTCAACGTATCGAAGTTTGACCTGAAGTCTGAGTCGTTCCCCGAACTGGATCGGCTGGTGCAGCTGATGCGCGAAAATCCGGGTATGAGCATCCGGCTCGAAGGCCATACGGATACCGTGGGCGATTTCGACGCCAACGTCGAGCTGTCGCGCAACCGGGTGAATGAGGTAAAAGCCTATCTGGTGCGTAAAGGCATTGCCGCTGCTCGAATCGAAACGATTGGGTACGGCCCCTCGCGGCCCATCAATACCAACCGGGGGCTCAAAGAACGGCCCGAAAACCGGCGGGTCGAGATGGTGATCACGAAGTCCTGA